GTGTAGCCTACGCGTTATAGCTCGTAGGTCTTTATCAGGACAGCCGACACTTTGGGTTGCTCATTGGCAGAGCAACATCTAACTACAAAGCTACAATGTTTGGCTACTTCTAGGCTATTTAATGAGATGGTGTTGGTAATCAAGTATTGTAGGTTAGATTGTTAGCAAATAAACGCAAATTAAACGCAAGTTGTATGAgatttctcatttctcatttaGAAGATGGCAAATTCGGCACAAACTGTCAATGAATTATACAGTATGTAGAGACACACCCTCCTCAATCTAATGGACTTGCAAGTATTCTATGATTGGTAAATATATGCAGTGAGTGTAAATGTAAATATATTCTGCTATACTGTTGCTAAATAAGTATATAGCAGTAAAGAAAAAAGGCGGATGGTAAAAAAGAGATGAGTGAAGGAGGAGTGGTTCTTTTGTATGGTGGTTCATGCCAATTAAGCTTCCTGATggcttgagggaagaagctgtcccttagTCAGGTGATGTGGGCACGCATGCTCCTGTATCGACCAGATAGTAGTAGGGTGAAGTGTgtagggtggggtggtgtggatcAGATATAAAATATGGTGAAAAATGTGGGgtaaatattagagatgcaccggatcctgatttttaggatcctgccggataccggatccactgcttaagatcctgccggatccggaaccggataccggatcctacgaaagggttgaaacacacagCCTACTCaaacatgtgggccctttttatcaccttggctcaaactattttgactgaaaagcctcggctaccggatcctggatcctggaacctggaaccggatccggatcctgtgaaaaaccctattatcctgccggatccggaaccggatcttggatcctgtacatctctagtaaatATGCAGGTAAAATGGATGCAATATTTTTACCCTTAGCGATTGCCTTCACTTATTAGCTTAAGCCATTCTGAGTAAAATGCTGTCAAACAAAATGCGTAACTGCGTGGTTGTAGATCAAAAGACAGCCGAAACTTTGGGTCATTGTTACCAAATATTCGATTTTGTTGTAGGTTGGCCTATACAAAGCTGATCCCCTCATGAAGCAGTGACGTGTGTAGGGGAAAAGTGTCCCACAAATCACTTGGGGCATCCGCCACAGATTTCAGTACCACATGTGTTGACGGCAGTGCACACAAGATCATGTAGGCTGTTATGAAGGTGTCTATGATGATGCGCTGTAGATACTCCATGGGCAAATAACGGAAACATTCAGCACCACGTGCGTGGACAGCTCCCCTTAAGAGCAACTCGTAATGGCGGTTGTCTCCTGGTTTGGTGCTGTATGGGCAGGTGGGCATACATAAGGGTGTGCTTGTTTGATTGTCATGATCGTCTTAGAGGGACAATATGGGGTTTAGACACAGTGCATGTatttcagggttcccacgggtcatggaatttgtggaatatcatggaatttcatgaaagtttttccagtcatggaaagtcatggaatttggcATTTTTGAATGCAcaatcatggaattttcttaacagctgCTTAGAAGCaaaaacctttttgtttggtgaataacattgtttcttactcaTTATACTACACCGCTTTGCCACAGACGGTTTGGTTTCgcactgtaatgtgcaacattctagaatgcaatgagcccactgaactcTGGCGGTGGCTCAGCGTCGTCTCGAggtgtgaagataatcttcagtttttacactttttaaaacaaTGAACGTCATTtcttttacggaagtggtcatggaaattctgtttttggggtctggaaagtcatggaaaatcatggaattttatatctgaattagagtgggaaccctggtatTTGATCGATCATATTACCATTCTGTAATCTGGACAATATTGTTATATCATATATTGTTCCTCCTTATTGGTGTTTTAAAATAAACAACTAATGTGAAAGGCTTAAATGGCCAAATGGATTTGAGTCCCGAGTGGCATCCTGTTAACAGGATAAAAGTGTTAAATTCATTTTGTCTACCGTTGTAATTTGTTGAACCAATTGTTTTGTCTtcaaattgtttttattttgtctaAAAACTGGGGTCAAATTAAGGTCAGTGTAAGGAAAGATTCAAATAAACTTTCCCGTCTAGCTGTAACGTTAATCTCAATTCCTCATTTAGtctacttcctgtgtgtgtgatcaagcAGATTTCCTGCGCTCAGAAAATACAACTAGTGATTCTGTTAATTATTTGCAAGCATTACTGAATGGTGTAGTATATTTCTGAACAGTGTaaaattcatttcattcatttaaagttCTGATTATGAAAATAGTTTCTAATAATCTGACACTGTATTCAGTTTAACTTTTTAAATGTATATTCAAATGACAATTGTACATTTTAGTAAGATCAAATGTATTATCCCACCACCGGTAGACCACAATGACACCAGATTAAAGGCAGCAGAGTCCGCACACAAGTTCTGACAGTACTTTCAAAATTGATAATTGTACTGGACTTGATTGGTAGGGATCAGCCTGTGGCAGACTTCTTGTAACAGTGTGCAGGGTGGTATCAAAGACCTTTGCGACTCGGGTTGTATTGAAAACGGTGGGATAGAATTTTTGTTcacagcagtgctctgcactttgtcggacacGGTGTGTGGGGAGGGCTTATCAATGAACTTGGCATCAGTGGGAGCATGAACTTGCATCATTTTACTACCCAATCCAAAAACACAGTAGCCAATGATCTGTAGGGGTTTTCCCCCTAAAAAAACATGTATTAGTCTTATTATTAATTGGTGTAATTATTAATATTTACTTCTGTTTTCCCCAAAATAAGCGTAGAAAGCGCTGTGGAATAATTAAGAACCAGTGTTGTCATTTAATGACGTGAACATCTCTCTCTTGGTTGTAttatttctgatatttttgctttaGGCTTTAGTACAATTGACAGTCTGCACTGCTCTTATGGGGCACAGTGGCCTCGTCATTCTCTTAATTGTAACAGTGTTTAATAGAACCATCCACCCAGTAAACTGTAATTGAAACTTTAAGGTGCCATTCGATCCCATCTTGACCTTTGTCTATATTCTAAATGTTTTAGGACCACAAAGAGACACCAAACTTTTTATGATGGATGTCCAACTAGCCCGCAAGGGGTTTGTCACATTCCCATGGCAGTGCCTTTCTGCTCACATACAGGTCAGGTGAGTCATCTACTGCCTTGAAACACACCACTGCTCTTCTTTTTCTGATATATAGTTCCCCTCAAGCAAGTATTTTTATGGCTGCCATTTAACTTCGTACAAGTGAATGGTGTGACTCTGAGTGATCAAAGGTCCCACCTCCCACTGCACTCATCCAGATAGATTTTTAAAGCCCAAAAACACTTTTTGAATATCTCATTTTGATATCATTTGGGGTACCATGTTTCTCAACACACGCCAGTTTTGTTTCGTAAGAGATAAAATTAGATGAAATGATTGCCTGACTGTATACATAGAGCTCACTGTGGCAGTCCTCTCATAGACAGGATATTCtagaaaatctaaaaaaaaaaaaaagttataccATGAAAAGTGTAACATGGCTGAAGATGTGTTGGTGAGGCCCATTTTTGTCTCTGATTATTGTTATGTGTCATTTTTATCTTCCATCCCCCTCACACTTTTCTGGTGATTTATTTCTGTGGTTCAGGTGCTGGTAAGTGTAGCACAAACCCTTGGGGTCAAGTGCCACCCAAAGGGGACCATGATTACCATTGAGGGGCCACGCTTCTCCTCACGGGCGGAGAGTGTCATGTTCCAGCAGTGGGGTGCAGATGTTATCAACATGACGACAGTTCCTGAAGTGGTGCTAGCCAAGGAGGCTGGCCTGTGCTATGCCAgtattgccatggcaacagactaTGACTGTTGGAGAGAGAACACTGAGGCGGTCAGTATATATTGTGTATATggctgtgcatatttgtgtgtatgaCTGTATACCCACAGACCTGTGGATCTGCCATTATTTTTTCAACTTTGTCCATGCATACTTTCAGTGTGCAagaaaaaacacaatacattttcaaggtgtgtgtgtgtgtgtgtgtgtgtgtgtgtgtgtgtgtgtgtgtgtgtgtgtgtgtgtgtgtgtgtgtgtgtgtgtgtgtgtgtgtgtgtgtgtgtaagaatagATTTTATTCCTTGTGATTTTAATTggtatacagtgtactattaaaTAGTCTACTATTCTGTTGGTGGTAGTTACATAACATAGCTTTCCCTAATGGGCTGTCTTGAGTTAAATGCTTTCTTGgggtgaaaaaaagagagggctGTATTGCCTACAGGGGAGGTTGAACTTCCTCCTGGTTTTGGTGCAAAAAACCCCGTCTTTCGAGTTCCTGCCGTTGACCTCAGATCCTCTGCCTTCCTAGTACCTCCTCTCACCACATCCGTCCACCCACCTACTAGCTCCCCccactcccaatctctctctgtctgtccttctatTTATTTCTCTCTGGCTGTATTTGCCTGCCAGCCTCCGGTGAATATCCTGCCAGCGGAGGCTGACTCAGACGCAATGTtctgactcactctctcacagCTGTGAGGCTGCCCCCAATTGTCTGTAGCCTCACTGCCTTGGAGGAAGGATTTTTAACCTCCAAGCCAACTTAGCAAGGGCTATCGGCTTCTTTGGGAAGTAATTTGTTGATAGCATACATTAATGTGAATTCATGAAAACTGTTAACAAATAAAAATGGTTAGCTGTATTTTACTGTACGTATACATAATCTCTTTGTGACCCTGTAAGAAAAAGAACAGATTTTCCGAATTTTCTCTATTTTGCAAAAGCTTGCTTTTCTAAGAATGCACAAGACCAATTGATTCTAAAGCACTCTACTAATACATGTCATCAGCAATTCTGAATGGCCATTCatcaaaatatgtaatatttttttatttggttcATTGTCAACAATAGCTGGCAGGTTCAGCATATATATAGATATTGAAGTCTTATGATTTGTAGATTAAACAATGCAGCATTATTTGGTCCTATTTAGACCAAGAGCTATATTATGGCCTCAGTATGTCCTGAATTTACGTTAAAGCACTTTGCAGCAGCAGAATTAGAGCAGTGGTTTATTATATCAGCTTGTTTCACTAAATGTTACTTCATTCATTTGTCAATGCGGGGACTTCGACACGCATAGATAAGTGATTAATCTGTTGTGTATTTTTAGGTGTGTGTTGACAACGTCCTGAAGACTATGAAGGAGAATGCCAATAAGGCCAGCACCATTTTGCTCACAGCAATCCCTCAGATCTACCAGATGAAGTGGGAAGGGGTCCTGAAGGGCATGTCTGTAAGTACACTGTCAGGGTagacatgtttactgtattgcaCCGAATGAAATTGTGACTCAttgctgctttctctctctcaagcagtcactacgtttacatgcaCAGCTTAGTCGAGCTATTGGCATTAATAGCTAGTATGAGGTCTGTGCTGTTAGCTAGAAAAAATCAACTCATTCATACACATGCAACAGACAAAAGATTTTGATTTTACAATGGCATGAGTAAATAAGCtgctattttttttatatatataatataaggcAATGAGTGAGCTAAGGCACCATGCTAGCTGCCGTGCCTTTTCCTTTCACTTCCTTGCACATAGACCAACGGTAGgtcacgcacacactttcttacTCCCTACATTCCTTTGTTGATCATTCACAAGCTCCCTTAACCATTAAGGATGTTTCTATCATTTAAAAAGGTCATTGGTCTTTTCTAGCTTTTGGAAGGGACCGGGTCCAGACCAGTCAGACTACTAGCTGCATACCTAATTCGATAGCTCAACTGAGCATCACATCATGTGATGTAAATAGTCAGATTTCAGAAAGTCCATTTTGGTGTTATACCAAGGTTGTGCAGACATCATATTTTTCTGTTAATCCAAACAACATCATTTGAACATTGAATATGTTTTGTTCTTCAGTAATATTTTAATGTTGTTGAACATTTCAATGTTTTTGAGTAACAATAGAaagacaaaatgtaaaaaaattggtCATAATATAAAATATTACGTAGTTGTGAAATTAGTGTTTGTTAATTGTACTGTATATAGATGTTATTGGTTTTGATGGCTTGCATTATAATGTTGGCTTAGAAAAAAGAGGGACCTTTTGTGAAAAAGGCTAATAGCCAGGTAAATACCTTAGTGTTTTTCCTTAGAACAATTAATATTTTTTCAATGTGTTTGAAGAATTATGTAACTGCATGACTCTAGAGAAGCGATTATAATTGTTGAATGTATATTCTTCTTGATTGTTCA
This genomic interval from Engraulis encrasicolus isolate BLACKSEA-1 chromosome 16, IST_EnEncr_1.0, whole genome shotgun sequence contains the following:
- the mtap gene encoding S-methyl-5'-thioadenosine phosphorylase, with the protein product MAAGGHIKIGIIGGSGLDDPDILEGRTERYVDTPFGKPSDALIVGKIKDVECVLLARHGRHHTIMPTNVNYRANIWALKAEGCTHVLATTACGSLREEIQPGDIVILDQFIDRTTKRHQTFYDGCPTSPQGVCHIPMAVPFCSHTGQVLVSVAQTLGVKCHPKGTMITIEGPRFSSRAESVMFQQWGADVINMTTVPEVVLAKEAGLCYASIAMATDYDCWRENTEAVCVDNVLKTMKENANKASTILLTAIPQIYQMKWEGVLKGMSAMVQSSVMLPKPQR